TCGTCGGCAGGGCCATTAGGGCAAAGTCCTGGCCTCGCCGCCTTGTTGGTGTGGCACTTGTCCGTCACCTGCACCCGGTTGCTGCGCGCCCTCGGGCGATGAGGGCTGGTCACGGCGATCTGCAGGCACCTCGCTCGTCCGGTCCGGCGACCGTGAGGCACCTGGCCCGCCTCCCTATCCGTTCAGCAGACTACGGAGGCGGTTTGCGACGGCCGCCGGCTGCTCCGTCGGCGCATCGTGCCCGGACGTCACCTGTGTCAGACGGCTTCCTGTGATGCCTTGTGCGAGAGCGGTGGAGTGGTCCGGGGTGACGAGGATGTCGTTGGACGCGGCGATCACGAGGGTGCGGACGCTGAGCTCTCGCAGTTCGGCCCGGACGTCGATGCGCAGGGCGAGGTCGATGTGCTGCCGTGTGCCCGGCGGCAGAGCGGCAGCGGTCTCCCTGGCCAGACGGTCGAGGTCCGAGGTGTCCAGCTGGTCGAGCGCGGCCGGACCGCAGGAGAGCTGAAGGAGGTACCGGCCCAGCAGGGTGGGCTCGGCGTCCATCAGTTGTTGCCAGTTGCGCAGGGCCATACGCAGCCGGGTGTCGGGGCGGGCGAAGCCGGTCAGCAGGGCCAGCGCGGTGACCTCGGCAGGGTGGCGTACGGCATGCCGTACGGCGATGGCGCTGCCCATGGAGTATCCGACGACCGCATAGCGTTCGAGTCCGGCCTGTGCGGCTGTCAGGGCAATGCTGTCGGCGAGGGTGTCCAGCTGGAGCGGCCCCTCGGGCAGGGCGCTGCCGCCCGAACCCGGGTTGTCGATCAGGAGGACCCGGTGCTGCGAGGCCAGGTGTTCGGGGAGGCTGCCCCAACTGGTGGCGCCGCTCCCTCCTGCACCGTGGACCAGGACCACGGGGCTGCCCTGGCCCTGCTCGGTGTAGTGCAGAACGGCAGGGCGCTCGGCGGGGACGGCGGCGTCGGGCACGGGGGGTCTCCTTTGTCCGGGGCGGGCCGGGCAGGCCAGTTACACCGTAGGTGTCGACCGCTGTGCACGAGCAACCAGGTCAGGGGCCGGCTGAACACTTTCCGACGGCGGCACACCGTCGCTGCGCCCACCCGAGCGGAGCCCGACCGTCGCCCTACGAGCCCCCGTTGACGACCGCCCGCTCCACCGCGCCGTCCTCGACGTGCCATGTCTTGAGGATCTTCGCGTACTCCCCGTTCCTGATGAGGCGGTCGAGGGCTTCCCGTACGGCGTCGCGCAGGGCCGTGTTGGTCTTGGCGACCGCTACACCGTAGCGAAGGGGTTCGAGCTGCTCGCCGCTGAGTTCGAGGGCGGTGCCGCCGGCGCGGGTCGCGGCGGTGTGGGCCGCGACCGGGAAGTCGTCGAGGCAGGCGGCGGACCGGCCCTTGGCGACGTCGTCGTAGACCTCAGCCGGTGAGTCGAACTCCCGGATCTTCAACTTCTCGGGGGCCTGCCGGTTCAGCTGGTCCAGGTAGTCACGGGCGAGCGTGCCGCGCTGGACGGCGACGTTCCTGCCGGACAGGTCTCCGGGGGCCTTGACACCCTCCGGGTTGCCCTTGCGGACGACGAGCACCAGCCCGGCCTCGAAGTAGTCGACGAGATCGACGCCGCTGCCGGTCGTCGTGCCGTCCGCGCGCCCCTCCTGACGGTCCTTGGTGTCGGTCATCGCCGACATGACCAGGTCGAAGCGGTTCACGTGCAGGCCGATGAGGAGGGTGTCGAAGGTGACGTTCACGAACTTGACGCGCAGGCCCAGCTCACGTCCGAGGGCGTTCGCGAGGTCGACGTCGAGACCGGCGGGCTTGCCGTCCCTGACGAACTCCATGGGCGGGTAGGCGATGTCCGAGCCGATGGTGACGATGCCCTTGTCGCGCATCTCCTTCGGCAACCGGGCGGACGGGGCCCCGATGGCCGAAGGGTTCCCGCCCGGCTTGGAGCCGCCGGACGGTTTCCTGCTGCCGCCGGGCTTGCCCCCGGCGCCGGTACTGCCGCCGTCCCCGCCGTCCGGCCGAAGCGTCCAGGCCAGTGCCCCGCCACCGACTCCGACCCCGACGACGGACAGCGCGGCGAGCACACGGCGTCGGCTCGGCCCCGGGGACGCGGGCTGCCCAGGGGACGCGGTCTGCTCAGGGGGGTGCGGAGGCCGGTCCGGGGGGACGGCGTGCGGCCCCGGCGGCGGAGCGGGACTGTGGCGCTCCTGCGGCGGAGTGGCGAGAGCTGGGCCGTACCCGTCCGGGGACGGAGTGGCGAGGCCGGGCCCGTACTGGCCCGGGGACGGAGTGGGGGGCTGCGGAGGCGCGGGGGTGCTCGCGGGCGGCGGCACGTCGTACGACGGCGGGGCCGGTGCACCGTCCGCCGTCGTACTGGTCGGCAGCCGGTCGTAGGGGACGTCGGCGGGCCCCTCGGCCGGGGGCCGCAGCGCGGACATGTCCGGGGCCCTGGGGTCGCTGAGCTGCGCGGACAGGCGGCGTAGCTGTACGGCGAGGGGCTCCGGCAGCCAGTCGCCGTAGGGGCCCGGTGCGCCCACCCGCGCCATGAGGGCGGGCAGAGCGGGCCGCCGCTCCGGCTCCTTCGCCAGGCAGCCCGCCGCCAACTCCCGCAGGTCGTATGAGAGTTCGTCGAGGCGCGGCTCCTCGTGCACGGTGCGGTACATGAGGACCTGCGGATCGGCGTTCCCGTAGGGGCCGCCGCCCGTCGCCGCGTACACGACCACCCCGCCCAGCGCGAACACGTCCGCCGCGCCCGTGACCTCGGGGCCCGTCATGACGAGTTGCTCGGGCGCCATGAACCCCGGGGTGCCGAGGGCGGTGCCGGTCGTCGTCAGGGCGGTGTCCGCGGCGGAGTGCGCAATACCGAAGTCGATGACGCGCGGGCCCTCGGCGGTGAGCAGGATGTTCGACGGCTTGAGGTCGCGGTGCACCAGCCCGTGCGCGTGCACCGCCGTCAGGGCGTGCAGCAGGCCCGCCGTCAGCAGCCGCACCGCGTGCTCGGGCAGCGGCCCGCAGTCGTGCACGGCATCGGTCAGCGAGACACCCGGCACGTACTCGGTCGCCATCCAGGGCACGTCGTCGTGTGGCGCGGCATCGACCACCGGCGCCACGAACGGTCCGCCCACCTGCTGGGCGGCGGATACCTCACGGGCGAAGCGAGCACGGAAGCCCCGGTCGTCGGCGAGTTCGGAGCGCGCGGTCTTCACCGCCACCGGCCGCCCGTCCGCCGCGCGGCCGAGATAGACCCGTCCCATACCGCCGCCACCGAGCAGCCCGATGATCCGGAACGGGCCGATCTGCTGCGGATCATGCTTCGCCAGCGGTCGCACCAATACCCCCACCCGAGCCGGCAGTTGTCCGACACCATTCTGCACGGGTCCGAAGGCTGCGACGGAGGCTATACGGCGGTGGTGCCGTGGGGCGGGGTGGTGGGGCTGTGGAGTGGTGGGGGCTGTGGTGTGGTGGTGGGGCTGTGGTGTGGTGGTGGGGCTGTGGTGCGGCCGACGCCGCATCCGCGGGGGGCCGTACCTGGCGCGCACGGCGTGCGGCCGGAGCCCCCGGTACGTCAGCGAGGGCATAACGGTCGGCGGCGCACACGCACCTCGGCCGGCACGCACCTCAGCTGGTCTCTCGGCCGTCGTCCCGCACACAGCGGGCGCCCGGGGGACGGCGGACACCTGTTGCCGGTTGCACGCCACACCATGACCCGATCGGCGGAATGCGTCGGCGCCGAGGACGGCGTGCTGGATGCCGCCCGCACGATCGCCCACGTCAGCGGGGATTCCCTGCCGATCATCGGCCCCGAAACCCTCTCGACCGGCGGCAGGCGCAGGCGACCGCCGAGCCGGGCCGTCAGTGCGACGTGCCGGTCCTTTCGTGTCGCGTCCGGCGGCTTTTGGGAGTGGAGTGGAAGCGCACGCCCGTGAGCTGGAACATGCGTCGGCCGCGGGCGCGCCGCACATCGCCGAGACCGACAGCACAGCGACCGAGGAGCTGCATCATGCCTGCAGGGACGAGCAAGAAGCGCGAGCGGCAGTACGAGCACATCAAGGACAACGCCAAGGAGCACGGGGTCTCCGAACGGCGCGCGAAGGAGATCGCCGCGCGTACCGTCAACAAGGAACGTGCAAGTTCCGGCGAGGCCGGGTCCGCGAGCAGGACCTCCACCCGGGACCCCAAATCCGCCCCGCAGCGCGGCGGCGAACGCTCCCGCAGCGGGACCCAGGGCCCCACCAGGGACCAGTTGTACGAGGAGGCCAGGAAGAAGAACGTCGACGGCCGCTCGTCCATGAACAAGGAGCAGCTGCGCAGGGCCGTCGGACGCTGACCTCACCCGCGATGTCGGCCGTTTGGCCGCTGTGGAGTGTCACCGCGGACAGCTCCGCTGTCGCGGGCCTGCCGGAGGGCAGAATGGCCTGATGAGGGTGTTGCCGGTGTTGTCCCAGGTACGCCGTTGGGTTCCCGCCGTGGTGATCGCTCTCGCGGCGTTGGTAGATCTGCTGACACCTCCTTCGGTGTCCTCCACTCCCCTGCTGGCCGTGGCCCCGGTGACGGCGGCTTCGCTGCTCAGCCCGGCGGGCATCATCGGCATCGGCATTACGGCGATGGCGGTGCAGGCGGGTCTGGCGTTCGTCGACGGGTCCTACGCCTGGCAGGGCGACGCGGCTGTCCAGATCACCCTGGCGGCCGTCACCGCACTCGCCGTCGGCCTGAACCGGTCCCTGCGCACCCAGCACGTCAGCGCCAGCCGGGCCCGCTACGCCGCGGAGGTGGCCCAGCGCGCCGTCCTGCCCACACCTCCCAGCCGGCTGGGGGACCTGCGGATCGCCGCCCGCTATGTGCCGGCCGAAGACATGGCGCTGATCGGCGGCGATCTCTACGTGATGCAGGAGACGCCGTTCGGGGTGCGCGCCATGGTCGGCGATGTGAGGGGCAAGGGCCTCTCCGCCGTCACGGCGGTCAGCGTCGACATCGGGGTCTTCCGCTACGCAGCCGACCACGAACCCGACCTGCCCGCGCTGGTGAACTGCATGGAGGAGGCCCTGCTGCGCGAAAGCCAGCGCCGGGAGGGCCTGGACGCGACCGAGGGGTTCACCACTGCACTGATCGTTCAGTTCTCCCACGACCTGGACCAGGTCCATATCGTCAACCGCGGCCATCCCGCCCCGCTGCTGCTGCACGCGGACGGCCGAGCGCGCGTACTGACGCCGGGAGAGGAAGCACCGCCGTTGGGCATCGCAGCCCTGGGGACCTGGACGTCACCGGTGGAGACGCACCCGTTCCCGCCCGGGTCCATGCTGTTGTGCTTCACCGACGGCGTCACCGAGGCCCGCGACCCTGCCGGCACCTTCTACGACCCCGCGCAGCGGATCCCCCACATGGTGCAGTCCTATCTGCGCCAGACCAGCCATTTCCCGGAACCGTCGACGGTCCTCGACCTCCTGGCCCGCGACGTCAGCCGCCACAGCGGCGGCGCCCCCCAGGACGACCAGGCCCTCCTCGCCCTGCACCGGCCCCTGCCGCAACAGGACCTCCTCGCCCGGCCTCTCGGACAGTAGCCGGTCCCGCAGCAGCCCGGGGCGAGCCGCCCCGGGGCAGCGGCGGCATGACTGCCCGGACGGGAGGGCCATCGGCGTGCTGTCCCGTGGCACACGCGAGCCGCACACCATGACCCGGGGCGGATCGAAGTAGAAAGTCCGCATGCATGACAGCGACCAGTCGGCAGCCACCGGGCCTGATCCGGTGCCGTGCGACCTGTGCGGAGTAGCCGCCCCTCCGGCCTCACAGCTCTTCAGCCTGGTGCCGGACTCTTCCGTCATCCACCCCTACGATCCGGAGCAGGACGGTCTGCGACGCCTCGTGGCCTGCGGCCCCGATCACCTCGGTGAGCTCCGGCAGCAGTACCGGCAGCGTCCGTACGTCAAGGAAGAGCTCTGGGCCGGCAAAATCGCCCGCGCCCTCGGCTCCCAGCCGGACCTCGATGAAGAAGAGCTGGCCGAGGTGACGGGCCTGAACTTTCTTCAGATCGAGCGCACCCTGACCTGGGAAAGCGAACGCTTCCTGAGCGATCAGACCCCACCGGGCGATCACGAACGGCCGGGAGACACCTCCGGCACGACGGACGACAAGGGCTCGGGCTGACGCCGGCCGCCGGTCTTCTCGCCACGTATACGTCATTGCCGCCACCGGCCGCTGCACCCACCAGCCGCGTACTCCCACCGGCGCCTCAGCCGCACCCGGCCGTCTACTCCCACCGGCCGTGTGCTCCCACGGCACTGCCGACCTCGCAAAGCCAGGGCCGTTCGGCCGGGCCGGCGTGGTTCAGGCCTCGGGCCCGTAGGCG
This Streptomyces decoyicus DNA region includes the following protein-coding sequences:
- a CDS encoding alpha/beta fold hydrolase, which translates into the protein MPDAAVPAERPAVLHYTEQGQGSPVVLVHGAGGSGATSWGSLPEHLASQHRVLLIDNPGSGGSALPEGPLQLDTLADSIALTAAQAGLERYAVVGYSMGSAIAVRHAVRHPAEVTALALLTGFARPDTRLRMALRNWQQLMDAEPTLLGRYLLQLSCGPAALDQLDTSDLDRLARETAAALPPGTRQHIDLALRIDVRAELRELSVRTLVIAASNDILVTPDHSTALAQGITGSRLTQVTSGHDAPTEQPAAVANRLRSLLNG
- a CDS encoding bifunctional serine/threonine-protein kinase/transporter substrate-binding domain-containing protein → MRPLAKHDPQQIGPFRIIGLLGGGGMGRVYLGRAADGRPVAVKTARSELADDRGFRARFAREVSAAQQVGGPFVAPVVDAAPHDDVPWMATEYVPGVSLTDAVHDCGPLPEHAVRLLTAGLLHALTAVHAHGLVHRDLKPSNILLTAEGPRVIDFGIAHSAADTALTTTGTALGTPGFMAPEQLVMTGPEVTGAADVFALGGVVVYAATGGGPYGNADPQVLMYRTVHEEPRLDELSYDLRELAAGCLAKEPERRPALPALMARVGAPGPYGDWLPEPLAVQLRRLSAQLSDPRAPDMSALRPPAEGPADVPYDRLPTSTTADGAPAPPSYDVPPPASTPAPPQPPTPSPGQYGPGLATPSPDGYGPALATPPQERHSPAPPPGPHAVPPDRPPHPPEQTASPGQPASPGPSRRRVLAALSVVGVGVGGGALAWTLRPDGGDGGSTGAGGKPGGSRKPSGGSKPGGNPSAIGAPSARLPKEMRDKGIVTIGSDIAYPPMEFVRDGKPAGLDVDLANALGRELGLRVKFVNVTFDTLLIGLHVNRFDLVMSAMTDTKDRQEGRADGTTTGSGVDLVDYFEAGLVLVVRKGNPEGVKAPGDLSGRNVAVQRGTLARDYLDQLNRQAPEKLKIREFDSPAEVYDDVAKGRSAACLDDFPVAAHTAATRAGGTALELSGEQLEPLRYGVAVAKTNTALRDAVREALDRLIRNGEYAKILKTWHVEDGAVERAVVNGGS
- a CDS encoding PP2C family protein-serine/threonine phosphatase, whose protein sequence is MRVLPVLSQVRRWVPAVVIALAALVDLLTPPSVSSTPLLAVAPVTAASLLSPAGIIGIGITAMAVQAGLAFVDGSYAWQGDAAVQITLAAVTALAVGLNRSLRTQHVSASRARYAAEVAQRAVLPTPPSRLGDLRIAARYVPAEDMALIGGDLYVMQETPFGVRAMVGDVRGKGLSAVTAVSVDIGVFRYAADHEPDLPALVNCMEEALLRESQRREGLDATEGFTTALIVQFSHDLDQVHIVNRGHPAPLLLHADGRARVLTPGEEAPPLGIAALGTWTSPVETHPFPPGSMLLCFTDGVTEARDPAGTFYDPAQRIPHMVQSYLRQTSHFPEPSTVLDLLARDVSRHSGGAPQDDQALLALHRPLPQQDLLARPLGQ
- a CDS encoding plasmid stabilization protein — protein: MPAGTSKKRERQYEHIKDNAKEHGVSERRAKEIAARTVNKERASSGEAGSASRTSTRDPKSAPQRGGERSRSGTQGPTRDQLYEEARKKNVDGRSSMNKEQLRRAVGR